The following coding sequences lie in one Brevibacterium marinum genomic window:
- a CDS encoding flavin-containing monooxygenase, which produces MSNTAAETTEVVVIGGGQAGIAMSEHLSDRGVAHVVLERDRVAEAWRSRRWDSLVANGPAWHDRFPTQEFADTDPDGFATKGQVAEYFQTLVEAKDLPVRTGVSATSVTENEGSRGFRVTTDAGAIDADYVVAATGPFQTPRIPEIIPAEAGLTQIHSNDYKNPEQLDDGGVLVVGAGSSGVQIAAEIQRSGRSVHLAVGPHDRPPRAYRSRDFCWWLGVLGKWDMATPPAGAEHVTIAVSGAQGGHTVDFRDLANSGITLLGRANSYADGVLHIGDDLQRNIARGDENYLSLLREADEYIERNGLDLPPEPEAHILGPEPDCVSAPIRELDLAAAGIRTVIWATGFGVDYSWLDVPGVLDERGYPVQKRGVSPVPGMYFLGLPWLSRRGSSFIWGVWHDAKYLADQIGIQRMYRDYTPSRSELLARAVS; this is translated from the coding sequence ATGTCGAACACAGCCGCAGAAACCACCGAGGTCGTCGTCATCGGCGGCGGCCAGGCCGGGATCGCGATGAGCGAGCATCTCAGCGACAGGGGAGTGGCCCATGTCGTCCTCGAACGCGACCGCGTCGCCGAGGCCTGGCGCTCCCGCCGGTGGGACTCCCTCGTCGCAAACGGACCCGCCTGGCACGATCGTTTCCCCACACAGGAGTTCGCGGACACCGACCCCGACGGCTTCGCCACGAAGGGGCAGGTCGCCGAATACTTCCAGACCCTCGTCGAGGCCAAGGACCTCCCGGTGCGCACCGGGGTCAGCGCTACCTCGGTGACGGAGAACGAAGGATCCCGAGGGTTCCGAGTGACCACCGACGCCGGAGCTATCGACGCCGACTACGTCGTCGCCGCCACGGGGCCGTTCCAGACCCCGCGGATCCCTGAGATCATCCCTGCCGAGGCGGGATTGACGCAGATCCACTCGAATGACTACAAGAATCCCGAACAGCTCGACGACGGCGGCGTTCTCGTCGTCGGTGCCGGGTCGTCCGGCGTGCAGATCGCCGCCGAGATCCAGCGCTCGGGTCGGTCGGTTCACCTCGCCGTCGGTCCCCACGACCGTCCGCCGCGCGCCTATCGCAGCCGCGATTTCTGCTGGTGGCTCGGCGTGCTGGGCAAGTGGGACATGGCCACACCGCCGGCCGGAGCCGAGCATGTCACGATCGCCGTCAGCGGAGCGCAGGGCGGACACACCGTCGACTTCCGTGATCTCGCGAACTCGGGCATCACCCTGCTCGGCCGAGCGAATTCCTATGCCGACGGCGTCCTGCACATCGGTGACGACCTGCAGCGGAACATCGCCCGCGGCGACGAGAACTACCTATCGCTGCTGCGTGAGGCCGATGAGTACATCGAACGCAACGGCCTCGACCTGCCACCCGAGCCCGAGGCGCACATCCTCGGTCCCGAACCGGACTGTGTCAGCGCCCCGATCCGCGAACTCGACCTCGCCGCCGCGGGCATCCGGACCGTGATCTGGGCGACCGGATTCGGGGTCGACTACTCCTGGCTCGATGTCCCCGGCGTCCTCGACGAACGCGGATACCCAGTGCAGAAGCGCGGCGTCAGCCCTGTCCCCGGAATGTACTTCCTCGGGCTGCCCTGGCTGTCCCGACGCGGGTCGAGCTTCATCTGGGGCGTGTGGCACGACGCGAAGTACCTCGCCGACCAGATCGGCATCCAGCGGATGTACCGCGACTACACCCCGAGCCGCAGCGAACTCCTCGCCCGCGCCGTCTCATGA
- a CDS encoding LysR substrate-binding domain-containing protein, translating to MVQRFAITLTQLSYFAECAKTLNMTEASQELHIAQSAVSTAINQLEKALGAPLFVRQHSKGLVLTSAGEGLLHETREIFGRITDAVDSIQAGQREVRGTIVIACFQTIAPFLLPQLLQRLGERHPELTVEVVEGDHEESIDALRSGRVELALNYDLTESDGIRAEIVGEARPHVIVGTDHRLARRKKVSLSVLAEDDFVVLDLPDSREYFLNMLRLAGITPHVRYRSSSYETVRSMVAMGLGFSILNQRPRIRQTYTGERTTILEISDPVPTLHVAVSTLARSGQTAKAAAVANVVREILAEVAPESG from the coding sequence ATGGTGCAGAGATTCGCGATCACGCTCACTCAGCTGTCGTACTTCGCCGAATGCGCGAAGACGCTCAATATGACCGAGGCCAGCCAGGAGCTGCACATCGCCCAGTCGGCCGTGTCGACGGCGATCAATCAGCTGGAGAAGGCCCTCGGGGCTCCGCTATTCGTGCGTCAGCACTCGAAGGGCCTCGTGCTCACCTCGGCCGGCGAGGGCCTGCTGCACGAGACCCGGGAGATCTTCGGGCGGATCACCGACGCCGTCGACTCGATCCAGGCCGGGCAGCGCGAGGTTCGCGGAACCATCGTCATCGCCTGCTTCCAGACGATCGCACCGTTTCTGCTGCCGCAGCTGCTCCAACGCTTGGGCGAGCGCCACCCGGAGCTGACCGTCGAGGTCGTCGAGGGAGACCACGAGGAGAGCATCGACGCCCTGCGCAGCGGTCGAGTCGAACTCGCGCTCAACTACGACCTCACCGAATCCGACGGCATCCGCGCCGAGATCGTCGGCGAGGCACGGCCGCACGTCATCGTCGGCACCGATCACCGTCTCGCCCGTCGGAAGAAGGTCTCGCTGAGCGTGCTCGCCGAGGATGACTTCGTCGTCCTCGACCTGCCCGACAGCCGCGAGTACTTCCTCAACATGCTGCGCTTGGCCGGCATCACCCCGCATGTGCGCTACCGCAGCTCGAGCTACGAGACCGTGCGGTCGATGGTCGCCATGGGCCTCGGCTTCTCCATCCTCAATCAGCGGCCGCGCATCCGGCAGACCTACACGGGAGAGCGGACGACGATCCTCGAGATCTCCGATCCCGTCCCCACTCTGCACGTGGCCGTGTCCACCCTGGCTCGATCCGGGCAGACGGCGAAGGCCGCTGCCGTGGCTAACGTCGTCCGCGAGATCCTCGCCGAGGTGGCTCCCGAGTCAGGCTGA
- a CDS encoding RidA family protein: protein MAEPTHTRLRMFNTKDTYPEQNLDNDLCQAVVAGGVVYLRGQIGQDLETRESVGIGDVTAQAEQAMANIAMLLDEAGSRLEDIVKVTIYIIDPRYREDVYRTVGKWLKGVFPVSTGIVVQALARPEWLVEIDATAVISDKEA from the coding sequence ATGGCAGAGCCGACGCACACACGACTGAGAATGTTCAACACCAAGGACACCTATCCGGAGCAGAATCTCGACAACGATCTGTGCCAGGCCGTCGTCGCCGGCGGTGTCGTCTACCTGCGCGGACAGATCGGTCAGGACCTCGAGACCCGGGAGTCCGTGGGCATCGGCGACGTCACCGCGCAGGCGGAGCAGGCCATGGCCAATATCGCGATGCTCCTCGACGAGGCAGGCAGTCGACTCGAGGACATCGTCAAGGTCACCATCTACATCATCGATCCCCGCTACCGCGAAGACGTCTACCGCACCGTGGGCAAGTGGCTCAAGGGAGTCTTCCCTGTTTCGACCGGCATCGTCGTCCAGGCGCTGGCCCGTCCCGAGTGGCTCGTCGAGATCGATGCCACGGCCGTCATCAGCGACAAGGAGGCGTGA
- a CDS encoding DUF1028 domain-containing protein — MTFSLLLHDPDTGEFGAAIASSSPAVSARCLNLADGVGGVNSQNVTDPRLGGRILDEMASGKPAQSALDTVVAATDAASIAYRQLLVIDGSGDTAAHSGAEALGIFGARTETNAVAGGNMLKSIGVLDAFIDTALNSSGRIEHRLFEAFQAAFAAGGEAGPVHSAGLAVVSDAGWRVTDLRVDWAEDDPISELGELLDIWMPQREDYITRGLDPVASPSYGVPGDER, encoded by the coding sequence ATGACGTTTTCGCTCCTCCTCCACGATCCCGACACCGGTGAGTTCGGTGCGGCCATCGCCTCGTCCTCCCCTGCTGTCTCCGCCCGCTGCCTCAACCTGGCCGACGGCGTCGGCGGTGTGAACTCCCAGAACGTCACGGACCCTCGCCTCGGCGGCCGGATCCTCGACGAGATGGCGTCGGGAAAGCCCGCCCAGTCGGCTCTCGACACCGTCGTCGCTGCCACGGATGCCGCGTCGATCGCGTACCGTCAGCTGCTCGTCATCGACGGCAGCGGTGACACCGCCGCACACTCCGGCGCGGAGGCGCTGGGCATCTTCGGTGCCCGGACCGAGACAAACGCGGTGGCCGGGGGCAATATGCTCAAGTCGATCGGGGTCCTCGACGCCTTCATCGACACCGCTCTGAACTCGAGCGGGCGCATCGAGCATCGACTCTTCGAGGCCTTCCAAGCTGCCTTCGCCGCGGGCGGAGAGGCCGGGCCCGTGCATTCGGCAGGACTTGCGGTCGTCAGCGACGCCGGTTGGCGGGTCACCGATCTGCGCGTGGACTGGGCCGAGGACGACCCCATCTCAGAATTGGGCGAACTCCTCGACATCTGGATGCCACAGCGCGAGGACTACATCACCCGCGGCCTCGACCCCGTCGCCTCGCCCTCCTACGGTGTCCCCGGAGACGAGCGATGA
- a CDS encoding M20 family metallopeptidase has translation MRQRTDAEVDAAAVRTAAPAVKDLISERIAEVGSSLVSLSNSLHDNPELGWQEYRSAASVAGILADHGFSVEHEYAGLETAFRATYGSGEFTIGFLAEYDALPGLGHACGHNLISAMSVGGAIGLAAVADDLGIGVEVIGTPAEEGGGGKIELLDRGAFTNLDFALMAHPAPVDVAEAEPFAVAHWHVEYTGRAAHAAAYPERGINANDAFLVAQVALGLLRQQLPKTVRVHGVMTNGGEAPNAIPAKTEGRWYVRAESTEELLSVEKRVVDCFEAGALATGASLAITAESRRYAEMRTDEEALDAYRSNAVALGRNFDVDPIAATMNRASTDMGNVSQVVNAIHPYIGVGGEASNHQAAFAESCVGATAERTLLDGATALAWTAADVSARRS, from the coding sequence ATGAGGCAGCGCACCGACGCCGAGGTGGACGCGGCAGCTGTCAGGACAGCTGCCCCTGCCGTCAAGGACTTGATCTCCGAGCGCATCGCCGAGGTGGGGTCCTCCCTCGTGAGTCTGTCGAACTCTCTTCACGACAACCCCGAGCTCGGGTGGCAGGAGTACCGCTCGGCCGCCTCGGTGGCGGGCATCCTGGCCGATCACGGCTTCTCCGTCGAACACGAATATGCAGGACTCGAGACTGCGTTCCGCGCGACATACGGCTCCGGCGAGTTCACGATCGGCTTCCTCGCCGAATACGATGCGCTTCCCGGCCTCGGGCATGCCTGCGGGCACAATCTCATCTCCGCCATGAGCGTGGGAGGAGCCATCGGACTCGCGGCTGTCGCCGATGACCTGGGTATCGGCGTCGAGGTGATCGGCACCCCCGCCGAAGAGGGCGGCGGAGGCAAGATCGAACTGCTCGACCGTGGAGCGTTCACGAACCTCGACTTCGCCCTCATGGCCCACCCCGCACCCGTCGACGTCGCCGAGGCCGAACCGTTCGCGGTCGCCCATTGGCACGTCGAATACACCGGCCGCGCGGCCCACGCCGCCGCCTACCCGGAGCGCGGAATCAACGCCAACGATGCCTTCCTCGTCGCCCAGGTGGCGCTGGGACTGCTGCGTCAGCAGCTGCCGAAGACCGTGCGCGTCCACGGCGTGATGACCAACGGCGGGGAGGCTCCGAACGCGATCCCCGCGAAGACCGAGGGCCGCTGGTATGTCCGCGCAGAGTCGACCGAAGAGCTGCTGTCAGTGGAGAAGCGCGTCGTCGACTGCTTCGAAGCCGGAGCCTTGGCCACCGGAGCCTCCCTGGCGATCACCGCGGAGAGCCGACGATATGCGGAGATGCGGACCGACGAGGAAGCCCTCGATGCCTACCGCAGCAACGCCGTGGCACTGGGTCGGAACTTCGATGTCGACCCGATCGCGGCAACGATGAACCGTGCGTCGACCGACATGGGCAATGTGTCTCAGGTCGTCAACGCGATCCACCCCTATATCGGTGTCGGCGGCGAGGCGAGCAACCACCAGGCCGCCTTCGCCGAATCCTGCGTCGGAGCGACCGCCGAACGCACACTCCTCGACGGTGCCACGGCTCTGGCTTGGACCGCCGCGGACGTGAGCGCCCGTCGCTCCTGA
- a CDS encoding MFS transporter encodes MTGALTPDIAARTRKKGLQKSVVAGSIGVLVHWFDWAVYAYMATTIASIFFPESEEAAGLLATFAVFAVSFLVRPIGAIIFGRLGDRLGRKLTLSVVILAMAASTLVLGLLPTYQTIGMLAPILLIATRIVQGLASGGEFGSAAAFLGEFSPPKHRGFGCSWLEVGSLLGFLLASFVVYLLNQALTPEQVLAWGWRIPFLITVPLGLIGLYIRRKIEDTPEFEALQTNETVAQSPLREIFKRNPKQFIQTCGMEIFMNVTFYVVLTYLLTYQETTLGFDAGRAALLSTLASALGLIIVPLAGIASDRFGRKPVLMTAAVSLTVLSVPLFMLMGMGSSWASFASTFGLAFILAIILGTHAATVVELFPTRTRQTGLSIAYAVTAALFAGTAPYALTWLIDRTGNTLSPGFFLAAVGVVGIVTVVSIPETRAVDLLKDDDLESQAPTSARA; translated from the coding sequence ATGACCGGTGCACTGACCCCCGACATCGCCGCACGCACGCGGAAGAAGGGGCTGCAGAAGAGCGTGGTCGCCGGCTCCATCGGTGTGCTCGTCCACTGGTTCGATTGGGCGGTCTACGCCTATATGGCGACGACGATCGCCTCCATATTCTTCCCTGAATCGGAGGAAGCGGCGGGCCTGCTCGCCACATTTGCCGTCTTCGCGGTCTCCTTCCTCGTTCGACCGATCGGAGCGATCATCTTCGGCCGGCTCGGCGACAGGCTCGGACGCAAGCTCACTCTTTCGGTCGTCATCCTCGCGATGGCGGCCTCGACGCTCGTCCTCGGCTTGCTTCCGACCTATCAGACCATCGGCATGCTCGCGCCGATCCTCCTCATCGCCACCCGTATCGTTCAGGGTCTGGCTTCCGGCGGGGAGTTCGGCAGCGCCGCTGCGTTCCTCGGCGAGTTCTCACCGCCGAAACACCGAGGATTCGGCTGCAGCTGGCTCGAGGTCGGCTCCCTGCTCGGGTTCCTTCTCGCATCATTCGTCGTCTACCTGCTCAACCAGGCTCTGACGCCTGAACAGGTGCTTGCCTGGGGATGGAGGATCCCGTTCCTCATCACTGTGCCCCTCGGGCTCATCGGCCTGTACATCCGCCGCAAGATCGAGGACACCCCGGAATTCGAAGCGCTGCAGACGAACGAGACCGTCGCGCAGTCGCCGTTGCGCGAAATATTCAAGCGCAACCCGAAACAGTTCATTCAGACATGCGGCATGGAGATCTTCATGAATGTCACGTTCTACGTGGTTCTGACCTACCTGCTCACGTACCAGGAAACGACCCTCGGCTTCGACGCCGGACGGGCGGCATTGCTCTCCACGCTCGCCTCGGCGCTCGGTCTCATCATCGTCCCACTGGCGGGGATCGCCTCTGACCGGTTCGGACGCAAACCAGTGCTCATGACTGCTGCGGTCTCGCTCACTGTGCTCTCGGTTCCGCTGTTCATGCTCATGGGCATGGGGAGCAGCTGGGCATCCTTCGCGTCGACGTTCGGCCTGGCCTTCATACTCGCGATCATCCTCGGAACCCACGCCGCGACCGTCGTCGAACTGTTCCCGACACGCACCAGGCAGACCGGGCTCTCCATTGCCTATGCCGTGACCGCCGCTCTCTTCGCCGGCACAGCCCCTTATGCTCTGACCTGGCTCATCGACCGGACCGGAAATACGTTGAGTCCTGGATTCTTCCTTGCCGCGGTCGGCGTCGTCGGCATCGTCACCGTGGTCTCGATCCCCGAGACCAGAGCCGTCGACCTCCTCAAAGACGACGATCTCGAATCACAGGCGCCCACCTCGGCGCGCGCCTGA
- a CDS encoding aldehyde dehydrogenase family protein, whose translation MTDTLSQQTTIDSWHDKASRLSIDGRPVINGARVDALSDETHPKTNPATGETISHLHLGGQGDVDAAVSAARTAYEAGEWSRTSATHRREVLLRLADLIEARVDEFALLDTLDMGKPIGESSTIDAPGAAALYRFYGEAIEKATDEIPVTPEGSTALVTREPLGVIGIIVPWNYPLEIATWKIAPALAAGNALVVKPPVEASHSILLLAELAVEAGAPAGILNVVPGRGSVVGKALGMHMDVDMLGFTGSTEVAMQLQQYAGTSNMKRLALEAGGKSSNIIFADCDDLEAAANKSAFGAFYNQGEVCSANSRIFVERPVYEKFLELLKTAAEEFQPGDPLDADTAIGSLVSEKHADQVWECIEEARADGTIVKGGSRPGINGSRAFIDPTIVTDLPADHRLHQHEIFGPVALVTPFDTEEEAIEKANGTPYGLAASMWTGSMARAHRVSSRLVAGTVSVNTVDALGFTTPFGGFKQSGFGRDLSVHALENYSDFKTTWLQWG comes from the coding sequence ATGACTGACACCCTCTCCCAGCAGACCACCATCGACAGCTGGCACGACAAGGCCTCCCGACTGAGCATCGACGGGCGGCCCGTGATCAACGGTGCGCGTGTGGACGCACTCTCGGACGAAACCCATCCGAAGACGAACCCGGCGACCGGTGAGACGATCTCGCACCTCCACCTCGGCGGGCAGGGCGATGTCGACGCAGCAGTGAGTGCTGCCCGCACGGCCTATGAGGCCGGTGAGTGGTCGAGGACCTCGGCAACGCACCGTCGGGAGGTGCTGCTGCGCCTCGCCGATCTCATCGAGGCTCGCGTCGACGAATTCGCGCTGCTCGACACCCTCGACATGGGCAAACCGATCGGCGAGTCCTCGACGATCGACGCCCCGGGTGCCGCCGCGCTCTACCGCTTCTACGGGGAGGCGATCGAGAAGGCCACCGACGAAATTCCCGTCACCCCGGAAGGGTCGACCGCTCTGGTCACCCGGGAACCGCTCGGGGTCATCGGCATCATCGTGCCGTGGAACTACCCGCTGGAGATCGCGACGTGGAAGATCGCGCCGGCCCTGGCCGCGGGCAATGCGCTCGTCGTCAAACCCCCGGTGGAGGCCTCGCATTCGATCCTGCTGCTGGCCGAACTCGCCGTGGAGGCGGGCGCCCCCGCCGGCATCCTCAATGTCGTCCCCGGTCGCGGATCGGTCGTCGGCAAGGCGCTGGGCATGCACATGGACGTCGACATGCTCGGCTTCACCGGATCCACCGAGGTGGCCATGCAGCTCCAGCAGTACGCGGGGACGTCGAACATGAAGCGACTCGCGCTTGAGGCAGGCGGCAAGAGTTCGAACATCATCTTCGCCGACTGCGACGACCTCGAGGCGGCCGCGAACAAGTCGGCGTTCGGCGCCTTCTACAACCAGGGCGAGGTGTGCTCGGCGAATTCCCGCATCTTCGTCGAACGCCCCGTGTACGAGAAGTTCCTCGAGTTGCTCAAGACTGCGGCCGAGGAATTCCAGCCGGGTGACCCGCTCGATGCGGACACAGCGATCGGCTCGCTCGTCTCGGAGAAGCACGCCGACCAGGTGTGGGAATGCATCGAGGAAGCCCGGGCAGACGGCACGATCGTCAAGGGCGGCAGCCGCCCGGGCATCAACGGCTCCCGTGCCTTCATCGACCCGACCATCGTCACCGACCTCCCAGCCGACCATCGGCTGCACCAGCACGAGATCTTCGGCCCCGTCGCCCTCGTCACTCCCTTCGACACCGAAGAGGAGGCGATCGAGAAGGCCAACGGAACGCCGTACGGCCTCGCTGCGTCGATGTGGACCGGCAGCATGGCTCGTGCTCATCGTGTCTCGTCACGCCTCGTCGCCGGCACCGTGTCGGTCAACACCGTTGACGCCCTCGGATTCACCACGCCCTTCGGCGGATTCAAGCAGTCCGGTTTCGGGCGGGATCTTTCCGTGCATGCATTGGAGAACTATTCGGACTTCAAGACCACCTGGCTGCAGTGGGGGTGA
- a CDS encoding TetR/AcrR family transcriptional regulator, protein MARPKNQKARREQLVHAAKQAIADRGVNGLRAIDVAAYSELGAGSVAYYYPDLGDLVRDVHQDAVSRFYWSRRHQADAGEHPRIKLDRTIRSGIPLSRQDIDFQVLNELHTHAYRDTFHAELMAELYRLEVSLYESVLNEGVESGVFPMTLPVETAASNLVAMEDAYGMHFMGGTPLDADDIYRMIARSAEVMTRCNRS, encoded by the coding sequence ATGGCGAGACCGAAGAATCAGAAGGCACGTCGTGAACAGTTGGTGCACGCGGCAAAACAGGCGATCGCCGACCGGGGGGTCAACGGCCTGCGCGCCATCGATGTAGCGGCCTACTCCGAGCTGGGGGCAGGATCGGTGGCCTATTACTATCCGGACCTCGGCGATTTGGTGCGCGATGTCCATCAGGACGCTGTGTCGCGCTTCTATTGGAGCCGCAGGCACCAAGCCGATGCAGGGGAGCATCCGCGCATCAAGCTCGATCGAACGATTCGCAGCGGCATTCCCTTATCGAGGCAAGACATCGACTTCCAGGTGCTCAACGAGCTGCACACCCACGCTTATAGGGATACATTCCATGCAGAGCTCATGGCCGAGCTGTATCGGCTTGAGGTCTCGCTCTACGAATCGGTGCTCAACGAAGGCGTCGAGTCCGGCGTATTCCCGATGACACTGCCCGTGGAGACCGCGGCGAGCAACCTCGTGGCGATGGAGGACGCATACGGTATGCACTTCATGGGTGGGACACCACTCGACGCCGATGACATCTATCGAATGATCGCAAGAAGCGCTGAGGTCATGACCCGGTGCAACAGGTCATGA
- a CDS encoding APC family permease, translating to MVSSHEETTAYADEQKQHLKKTLGRFDIVLIVMSAVLSIEVLAETAGFGAETFTWTLVLAIFFLVPYALIFAETGSTFVGEGGAYIWVRQAFGRPFGAIASILSWVTQPVWVGGSMAFLATGTWNQFISPLEAGSVGDWIFKIVFIWITVIAAILSLAKAKWLPTLGGVLKVIFIAFFLFTTIIYAIEHGVQPLHLSDFSPTLGGFLGLVPLLLFSYLGFEASNSASDEMKDPKKDIPAAIARSGFVSALCYVLPVLAMLLVLPTQTITGIGGLLDAVKTVFAVYGPAADVMVVLAAMMFVIILASQGAAWMIMSDRMQALTAADGAFFGGFFGKISRSLGTPVNVNLLSGVVATVFLIAAMQLSGDAGALFGVVLSISISTFLLSYLLIIPAAIKLRWKHPNIERPFRVPVDNAGFTVLGGIAFLWILLGAWVAIFPGTLERFFGLDYDFKDEWGVDQGPFTALTLGTLIMLAALALVGYLRGHKIREVRPALDPKALQAGLDDNLTTQEGV from the coding sequence ATGGTGTCTTCACACGAAGAGACGACCGCATACGCGGACGAACAGAAGCAGCATCTGAAGAAGACCCTTGGCCGATTCGACATCGTGCTCATCGTCATGTCGGCTGTGCTCAGCATCGAGGTTCTCGCCGAGACGGCGGGTTTCGGCGCAGAGACCTTCACCTGGACCCTGGTGCTCGCGATCTTCTTCCTCGTGCCCTACGCCCTGATCTTCGCCGAGACCGGCAGCACCTTCGTCGGCGAAGGCGGAGCCTACATCTGGGTCCGGCAGGCCTTCGGGCGGCCCTTCGGCGCAATCGCATCGATCCTCAGCTGGGTCACTCAGCCCGTCTGGGTAGGCGGGTCGATGGCGTTCCTCGCCACCGGCACCTGGAACCAGTTCATCAGTCCGCTCGAAGCGGGATCGGTCGGCGACTGGATCTTCAAGATCGTCTTCATCTGGATCACGGTGATCGCGGCGATCCTGTCGCTGGCGAAGGCAAAATGGCTGCCGACTCTCGGCGGCGTCCTGAAGGTCATCTTCATCGCCTTCTTCCTGTTCACCACGATCATCTACGCGATCGAGCATGGCGTGCAGCCGCTGCATCTCTCCGATTTCAGCCCCACGCTCGGCGGCTTCCTCGGCCTCGTTCCGCTGCTGCTGTTCTCGTACCTCGGATTCGAGGCATCGAACAGCGCATCGGATGAGATGAAGGACCCGAAGAAGGACATCCCGGCCGCGATTGCACGCTCGGGCTTCGTCTCCGCGCTCTGCTACGTTCTGCCGGTGCTGGCCATGCTGCTTGTGCTGCCGACTCAGACCATCACCGGAATCGGCGGTCTGCTCGACGCTGTGAAGACCGTGTTCGCCGTCTACGGTCCCGCGGCAGACGTGATGGTCGTGCTCGCGGCCATGATGTTCGTCATCATCCTCGCGTCCCAGGGCGCTGCTTGGATGATCATGAGCGATCGTATGCAGGCGCTCACCGCTGCCGACGGCGCGTTCTTCGGTGGGTTCTTCGGAAAGATCTCGCGGAGCCTCGGGACTCCGGTCAATGTGAATCTGCTCTCCGGCGTCGTTGCCACGGTGTTCCTCATCGCAGCGATGCAGCTCAGCGGTGACGCCGGGGCACTCTTCGGAGTGGTTCTGTCGATCTCGATCTCAACCTTCCTGCTCAGCTACCTACTCATCATCCCGGCAGCGATCAAGCTGAGGTGGAAGCACCCGAACATCGAGCGTCCTTTCCGCGTCCCGGTCGACAACGCCGGCTTCACCGTCCTCGGCGGAATTGCCTTCCTCTGGATCCTGCTCGGCGCCTGGGTGGCGATCTTCCCTGGCACGCTCGAACGGTTCTTCGGTCTCGACTACGACTTCAAGGACGAATGGGGCGTCGACCAGGGCCCGTTCACCGCTCTCACCCTCGGCACGCTCATCATGCTCGCCGCTCTCGCGCTCGTCGGCTACCTGCGCGGCCACAAGATACGCGAGGTGCGCCCGGCTCTCGACCCCAAGGCCCTGCAAGCAGGCCTCGACGACAATCTCACAACTCAGGAAGGTGTCTGA